A single Aspergillus chevalieri M1 DNA, chromosome 3, nearly complete sequence DNA region contains:
- a CDS encoding uncharacterized protein (COG:S;~EggNog:ENOG410PI00;~InterPro:IPR021858;~TransMembrane:1 (o310-333i)), with protein sequence MNQNYSPGHDSADSPIQRSSLHYATQVLESPPASHDPTDASVPGGVTLREKQIWQSREPIALSQGEQTLFEYFVHQVSPWIDLFDPTSQFSTFVAHLAIHNAGLMNAILALASRHLALNSSLDEDNMPNKEEAALQYYYQTLYYVQRAMQYPSYQTSLELLATTLIISAYEMLDNSTNDWERHLEGVFLIQRSQTIHGESGGLHSAVWWAWLCQDIWAAFREKRKTFTFWVPQKPLSALSPHELATRAIYITAKVISYCADATTEENIQRQMHEAIHLHTVLDDWRQHLTVEFSPLPLGSRKQSTCFKPIWIRPPAFAVAVQFFSVSHILLLAHEPSMRGLDQYLERQCVIRRCVENICGIAMALKDAASSLMSSQALFIAGIFTFENHARQAILELLESCQERTGWPVKSLGVELQQLWEGIELAKTAAAARVSM encoded by the exons ATGAACCAAAATTATTCGCCTGGCCATGATAGTGCTGATAGTCCGATACAACGCAGCTCGCTGCATTACGCAACTCAGGTGCTGGAAAGCCCTCCTGCCAGTCATGACCCGACAGATGCCAGTGTCCCGGGAGGCGTTACGCTTAGGGAGAAACAGATTTGGCAGTCACGGGAGCCAATAGCGCTCTCTCAGGGCGAGCAGACTTTGTTCGAATATTTTGTGCATCAAGTGAGCCCTTGG ATCGATCTTTTTGACCCCACAAGTCAGTTCTCTACGTTTGTTGCGCATCTAGCG ATACACAATGCTGGACTTATGAATGCTATACTCGCTCTTGCATCCCGGCATCTAGCATTAAATTCTTCGCTAGATGAAGACAATATGCCAAATAAGGAGGAAGCAGCTCTTCAATATTATTATCAGACTCTTTACTATGTGCAAAGAGCTATGCAATACCCCAGCTACCAGACAAGTCTGGAGCTCCTCGCAACGACACTGATCATTTCCGCCTATGAAATGCTTGACAATTCTACTAACGACTGGGAACGGCACCTTGAAGGAGTCTTCCTGATCCAGAGGTCTCAGACCATCCATGGAGAATCCGGTGGACTGCATTCAGCTGTGTGGTGGGCATGGCTCTGCCAGGACATTTGGGCCGCTTTCCGAGAAAAACGCAAGACTTTCACGTTCTGGGTGCCACAGAAACCACTTTCTGCACTATCACCGCACGAGCTCGCTACGCGCGCAATCTACATTACTGCAAAGGTAATTAGCTACTGTGCTGATGCCACAACTGAAGAAAACATCCAGCGTCAAATGCATGAGGCAATCCATCTTCACACCGTGCTAGATGACTGGCGACAACATCTGACTGTTGAGTTTTCACCATTGCCGCTTGGTTCGCGGAAACAGTCAACTTGTTTTAAACCGATCTGGATCCGCCCACCTGCATTTG CTGTGGCGGTTCAGTTTTTCAGTGTATCACACATTCTCTTACTTGCTCATGAGCCCAGCATGCGAGGGCTTGACCAGTATCTCGAGCGACAATGCGTAATAAGGCGATGTGTGGAAAATATCTGTGGCATTGCTATGGCTTTGAAAGATGCTGCTTCCAGCTTGATGTCATCGCAGGCTTTATTTATTG CGGGAATCTTTACGTTCGAGAATCATGCCCGTCAAGCTATTTTGGAGTTGTTGGAGTCCTGCCAAGAGCGAACTGGCTGGCCAGTTAAATCGTTGGGAGTTGAGCTACAGCAGCTTTGGGAAGGCATTGAGCTTGCCAAAACCGCAGCAGCCGCAAGGGTGTCCATGTAG
- a CDS encoding SMP-30/gluconolactonase/LRE family protein (COG:G;~EggNog:ENOG410PWP3;~InterPro:IPR011042,IPR013658;~PFAM:PF08450): MSKTNNTFFQAHDERFGAIIGPAPSLELLAENYDYPFAHEAGVYNPLTNDLFITSNRCIDPNGQQKVHITRVNLSRNPVTCEEIPTQIPMGNGGINYGKDHVLFCAQGSMTEPSGLYRMSTTAPYQSELLKQDFLGRPFNSVNDVVVHTDGSVWFTDPIYGSEQGYRPAPCLPNQVYRWCPETGAIRVMADGFGRPNGICFSPDDKIVYITDTDRVHGDGTIDDQIAYGDSI, from the exons ATGTCCAAAACCAACAACACGTTCTTTCAAGCCCATGACGAGCGATTCGGCGCAATTATCGGCCCAGCCCCATCGCTGGAGCTACTAGCAGAAAACTATGACTATCCCTTCGCCCACGAGGCCGGGGTCTACAACCCCCTTACAAACGACCTCTTCATCACCAGCAACAGATGCATTGACCCGAATGGACAGCAAAAAGTACACATCACTCGTGTTAATCTGAGTCGAAACCCAGTCACCTGCGAGGAAATACCCACACAGATTCCCATGGGCAACGGAGGAATTAACTATGGCAAAGACCACGTCCTCTTCTGCGCACAGGGTTCCATGACTGAACCAAGCGGGCTGTACCGCATGTCCACCACCGCTCCGTATCAGTCGGAACTGTTGAAACAGGACTTCCTTGGCCGGCCTTTTAATTCTGTCAATGACGTGGTCGTGCACACGGATGGCTCGGTCTGGTTTACAGATCCCATTTACGGCTCTGAGCAGGGATATCGGCCGGCGCCGTGCCTGCCCAATCAGGTATACCGGTGGTGTCCCGAAACTGGAGCTATTCGGGTTATGGcggatggatttgggagaCCGAATGGCATCTGTTTCTCCCCAGATGACAAGATTGTCTACATCACGGATACTGACCGGGTTCATGGCGACGGAACAATTGATGATCA AATTGCTTATGGTGATTCTATCTAG